From Methanobacterium bryantii, a single genomic window includes:
- a CDS encoding cation-translocating P-type ATPase has protein sequence MNENKPSKEEMDIYKPSPKEVYSKLDTTSNGLSENEAQIRLKKYGPNQIEEVKKKPLIFKFLENFYNILALLLWAASILAFISGTPQLGFAIIGVIIINAIFSFWQEYQAEKATEALKKILPSTAKVIREGKEREIVAAGLVPGDIIVLDEGDNISADSRIIEASQFKVDNSTLTGESRPIRKTPDGMSGEDHAFIEMHNLIFAGTSVTSGSGKAVVFSTGRNTEFSKIASLTQTVKEVQSPLQIEINKVARLIAIIAILMGLTLFGVNILVLNLPLNIAFLFAIGLTVANVPEGLLPTVTLALAAAARKMVSKNALIKRLSSVETLGSTTIICTDKTGTLTKNEMTVRKIWIPDELIDVTGAGYTPKGKFLHKGNEISYDEMKELKLLMRTAAFCNDAKLIKPQSEGKKWKILGDPTEASLLVAACKSGFNPKEEIKRIPRIIELPFDSIRKSMSSIHQKEDKKVAYIKGAPKKIISLSNQISEDGKIRPLSPEEKENIIKIHDELAEEGLRILAIAYKNLPNDFNDYRPETVEKDMIFLGMMAMQDPPRPEVYKAVKQCHGAGIRIIMITGDYGLTARAIGEEIGIISGDCQVVKGKEISEMSDEQIVQLLSSGCDVIFARAVPEHKMRIASILEDEDEIVAMTGDGVNDAPALRKADIGIAMGITGTDVAKEASDMILTDDNFATIVSAIKEGRTIYENIRKFITYIFSHETAEIIPFVLTAMFAIPLPITVMQILAIDLGTDTLPAIALGRGPPESDVMKRPPRPRKERLLNLHVVLRGYIFLGLIEAVLVMSGYFWVLYGGGWHFGQTLPFSDPLYIKATTIVFVGIVMGQIGNLLTIQTTRTSVFKIGVFKNNWIIRGIIFEAAIVLAILYIPQLQGVFGTAPLGIIEWLYVITFIPIMFFADELRKYLIRRLK, from the coding sequence AGAGAATTTTTACAATATTCTTGCCCTTCTTTTATGGGCTGCAAGTATATTAGCTTTTATTTCTGGAACTCCCCAATTAGGATTTGCAATTATTGGAGTAATTATAATAAACGCTATTTTCAGCTTCTGGCAGGAATATCAGGCAGAAAAAGCAACAGAAGCCCTCAAAAAAATCCTTCCCTCAACCGCAAAGGTAATAAGAGAAGGTAAAGAAAGGGAAATAGTTGCAGCAGGACTGGTACCTGGCGATATAATTGTACTTGATGAAGGAGACAATATTTCAGCAGATTCAAGGATTATAGAGGCATCCCAATTTAAGGTGGATAATTCTACACTCACAGGAGAATCACGGCCTATACGTAAAACGCCTGATGGCATGAGCGGTGAAGACCATGCATTTATTGAGATGCATAACCTTATTTTTGCAGGTACCAGCGTGACATCTGGCTCTGGAAAGGCAGTAGTTTTTTCAACAGGCAGAAACACTGAGTTCAGCAAAATAGCGTCTCTTACCCAAACTGTGAAAGAAGTACAGAGCCCACTGCAGATAGAAATAAACAAAGTGGCACGTTTAATAGCAATTATAGCAATTTTAATGGGCCTCACTCTGTTTGGAGTTAATATACTTGTTTTAAATCTCCCTTTAAACATTGCATTTCTTTTTGCCATAGGTTTAACTGTTGCAAATGTTCCAGAAGGCCTTCTCCCTACTGTAACCCTTGCACTTGCTGCAGCCGCTAGAAAAATGGTCAGTAAAAATGCACTCATAAAACGTCTTTCCAGCGTCGAAACCCTGGGTTCTACAACCATAATATGTACAGATAAAACAGGGACACTTACTAAAAATGAGATGACCGTCCGTAAAATCTGGATACCTGATGAATTAATTGACGTAACAGGTGCAGGATATACACCTAAAGGTAAATTCCTGCATAAAGGTAATGAAATATCTTATGATGAAATGAAAGAGCTTAAACTGCTTATGAGAACAGCCGCGTTTTGTAATGATGCCAAATTAATTAAACCCCAAAGTGAGGGTAAAAAATGGAAAATATTGGGGGACCCCACAGAAGCATCACTACTTGTTGCAGCATGCAAAAGCGGGTTTAATCCGAAGGAAGAGATAAAAAGAATTCCAAGGATAATTGAACTCCCATTTGATTCTATACGGAAATCAATGAGTTCTATACATCAAAAAGAGGATAAAAAGGTTGCATATATTAAGGGGGCCCCCAAAAAGATAATTTCTTTAAGTAATCAAATTTCTGAGGATGGAAAAATTAGGCCTCTGTCCCCAGAAGAAAAAGAAAATATAATCAAAATACATGACGAACTTGCAGAAGAAGGCCTTAGAATACTTGCAATAGCATATAAAAATTTACCCAATGATTTCAATGATTACAGGCCAGAAACTGTTGAAAAAGACATGATATTTCTTGGTATGATGGCAATGCAAGACCCTCCACGTCCAGAAGTCTATAAAGCAGTCAAACAATGTCATGGTGCGGGAATACGAATTATAATGATAACTGGAGACTATGGGCTTACAGCAAGAGCTATAGGCGAAGAAATCGGCATCATAAGCGGCGATTGCCAGGTGGTAAAGGGAAAAGAGATAAGTGAGATGTCAGACGAGCAAATCGTACAGCTTCTCAGTTCTGGGTGTGACGTGATATTTGCCAGAGCTGTTCCAGAGCATAAAATGAGGATTGCATCTATACTTGAGGATGAAGATGAGATTGTAGCAATGACTGGTGACGGTGTAAATGATGCACCGGCACTTAGAAAAGCAGATATAGGGATTGCAATGGGAATAACTGGTACTGATGTAGCTAAAGAAGCTTCAGACATGATTTTAACTGACGATAATTTTGCGACAATTGTATCTGCCATAAAAGAAGGCAGGACCATCTATGAAAATATAAGGAAATTTATAACCTATATTTTCTCCCATGAAACTGCCGAAATTATACCATTTGTACTTACAGCCATGTTTGCTATCCCCCTCCCAATTACAGTCATGCAAATACTTGCAATAGATCTAGGAACAGATACTCTTCCTGCAATTGCGTTGGGGAGAGGGCCTCCAGAGTCGGATGTAATGAAAAGGCCGCCACGGCCAAGAAAAGAGAGACTTTTGAATTTGCATGTAGTGCTTAGAGGATATATCTTCCTTGGATTAATTGAAGCAGTACTTGTAATGTCTGGATATTTCTGGGTGCTCTACGGCGGCGGGTGGCACTTTGGACAGACCCTCCCCTTTTCAGACCCATTATACATTAAAGCCACCACAATTGTCTTCGTTGGTATTGTAATGGGCCAGATAGGGAACCTGTTAACAATTCAGACTACACGGACATCAGTATTTAAAATTGGAGTTTTTAAGAATAACTGGATAATAAGAGGAATTATATTTGAAGCCGCTATAGTGCTCGCAATCCTTTATATACCCCAACTGCAGGGCGTATTTGGAACTGCTCCACTTGGAATAATAGAATGGTTATATGTAATTACATTTATTCCAATTATGTTTTTTGCAGATGAATTAAGGAAATATTTAATCAGACGGTTAAAATAA